The Bradyrhizobium sp. WSM471 genome includes the window CAAGTCATTGATTTCGCTATCCCCGGCTACTGTGCATGGGGTTGTTTTCGCGTTTTTTGTTTCTTGTCCGCCTTCTCCTCCTTCTCCAGCGCCTTGCGCACCTCGTCGAATTCGCCCAGCGAGGCCTTGTCGGCGCGGGGGAAGCGCAGATCGAGCTTTTCCAGCGCCGCGACGATGGCCGACCCGATCACGACGCGGGCGAACCATTTGTGGTCGGCCGGCACGACATACCACGGCGCATGAGGCGTGGCCGTGTGCCGTACGATGTCCTGATAGACCGCCTGGTAGCGCGGCCACAGCGCGCGCTCCTTGATATCGTCCATGGAGAACTTCCACTGCTTGGACGGATCCTCCAGCCGATCGAGGAAGCGCTCGCGCTGCTCGTCCTTGGACAGATTGAGGAAGAACTTCAGCACCACGGTGCCGTTGCGTGAGAGATAGCGCTCCCACGCAGAGATGTCCTCGAACCGCTCCTTCCAGATGCTCTTGGTGACGAGCTTTGGCGGCAGCTTCTCCTTGACGAGGATCTCCGGATGCACGCGCGTCACCAGGCACTCCTCGTAATGGGAGCGGTTGAAGATGCCGATATGGCCGCGCTCCGGCAGCGCGACGGCGTGGCGCCAGAGGAAATCGTGGTCGAGCTCCTTGCTGCTCGGCGCCTTGAAGGCACTGACTGCGCAGCCCTGCGGATTGATGCCCTCGAAGATCGCCTTGATCGCAGAATCCTTGCCGCCGGCGTCCATCGCCTGAAACACGATCAGCACGGACCAGCGATCCTGGGCGTAGAGCTTCTCCTGAAACGCGATCAGCCGCTTCATGTTGGCATCGAGAATCTCCTGGGCCTTCTCCTTGTCGAGGTCGCCCTTCTCGTCGGTCTTGTGGTCCTTGAGATGAAACTTGCCCGAACCATCGTACCGGAACGGCGTGATGTAGCGGTCAAGTTCCTGGGCGAGCGATTTGGACGGCTTCTTGCTCATGAGCGCGGGGCACCTTGCGTTGCGGCTTCAATCGGTCGAGCAAGCTACCAAGGATGCCCTTCGGAAGGAATATGATGAAAAGCACCAGCAGCACGCCGTAGACGAGATTGTCCCAGCCGACCGCCTTGGTGCCAAAACCGATGCGCAGGGTCTCGG containing:
- a CDS encoding polyphosphate kinase 2 family protein, with the protein product MSKKPSKSLAQELDRYITPFRYDGSGKFHLKDHKTDEKGDLDKEKAQEILDANMKRLIAFQEKLYAQDRWSVLIVFQAMDAGGKDSAIKAIFEGINPQGCAVSAFKAPSSKELDHDFLWRHAVALPERGHIGIFNRSHYEECLVTRVHPEILVKEKLPPKLVTKSIWKERFEDISAWERYLSRNGTVVLKFFLNLSKDEQRERFLDRLEDPSKQWKFSMDDIKERALWPRYQAVYQDIVRHTATPHAPWYVVPADHKWFARVVIGSAIVAALEKLDLRFPRADKASLGEFDEVRKALEKEEKADKKQKTRKQPHAQ